Part of the Kitasatospora sp. NBC_00374 genome is shown below.
CGACGCCGACCTGGACCTGCTCCAGGAGATCGCCTCCCGGGCCGCCCTCGCCCTCGACAACGCCCGCCGCTTCACCCGCGAGCACCGCGCCGCCGTCAGCCTCCAGCGCAGCCTGCTGCCGCCCGCCGAGACCGACACCCCCGCCGCCCTCACCGCCAGCGTCTACCTGCCCACCTACACCGACGGCGGGGTCGGCGGCGACTGGTTCGACGTGATCCAGCTGTCCTCGGCCCGGATCGCGCTGGTGGTCGGCGACGTGGTCGGGCACGGCCTGGAGGCCACCGCGACGATGGGACGGCTGCGCACCGCCGTCCGCACCCTCGCCGACCTCGACCTGGCGCCGGACGAACTGCTGGTCCACCTCGACGACCTGGTCTCCCAGCTGGTGGTCGAGGCCGACCAGGACGGCGACGGGGCCCGGCCGGAGCCCGCCCCGGCCGGTGCGACCTGCCTGTACGTGGTCTACGACCCGGTCTCCCGCCGGTGCGTGATGGCCAGCGCCGGCCACCCGCCGCCGGTGGTGGTCCGGCCGGACGGCGCGATCGGGTACGTCGACCTCAACCCGGGCCCGCCGCTGGGGGTCGGCGGCTTCCCGTTCGAGGCCGTCGAGATCGAGCCGGCCGCCGGCAGCGTGCTGGTCCTCTACACCGACGGCCTGATCGCGGGCGGCCAGGGCGACCTGGAGGAGGGCATGGCGGAGCTGCGGACCAGGCTCGGCCGGGCCGGGGTGACCAGCCGCCCGCTCGCCGAGGCGGGGCGGGAGATCACCGCGGGCCTGCCGGCCCACCGGCTGCCCGACGACGTGACCCTGCTGCTGGCCCGCACCAGGGCCCTGCCCGCCGGCGACACCGCGGCCTGGAGCGTCGAGCCCGACCCCGCGGCGGTCTCCCGGATGCGCGGCGAGGTGACCCGCCAGCTGGAGAGCTGGGGCCTGGACGACCTGGTCTTCACCACCGAGCTGGTGGTGAGCGAACTGGTCACCAACGCCATCCGGTACGCCGGCGGGCCGGTCGGCGTCCGGCTGATCCGGGCCGAGCGGCTGATCTGCGAGGTCTCCGACCCGAGCAGCACGCAGCCCCGGATGCGCCGGGCCCGGCTCACCGACGAGGGCGGCCGCGGGCTCTACCTGGTCGCCCAGCTGACCAGCCGGTGGGGCAGCCGCTACACCGACCAGGGCAAGGCGATCTGGACCGAGCAGGAGTTCCCGGCTCAGTAGCGCACGGGCAGTGCGAGCAACCCGCGGGCCCGAAGCGAGGGGCGCCGGCGCAGCTCGTCCCGGGGCACGTCCAGGGCGAGGGCGGGGAGCCGACGCAGCAGGGTCTCCAGCGCGATCGCGGTCTCCATCCGGGCCAGCGGCGCGCCGAGGCAGTAGTGGATGCCCTGGCCGAGGGCCAGATGGGCGTTGTCGGCGCGGTGCAGGTCGAGCCGGTCGGGGCGGTCGAAGCGGTCGGGGTCGCGGTTGGCCGACCCGAGGGCCAGCAGGACGGTCTCCCCGGCGGGGACGGTGACACCGGCGATCGTGACGTCCTCGCGGGGGAAGCGGCGGATCGCCAGCGGCGCCGGCCCGTCGAAGCGGGCGAGCTCCTCGACCGCGGCCGGGATCAGCGCGGGGTCGCGGCGCAGCGCGTCGAGCTGCTCGGGGTGGTCCAGCAGTGCGAGCACGCCGTTGCCGATCAGATGGACGGTGTTCTCGTATCCGGCGAAGAGGATCAGGAAGGCGAGCGAGGTGAGCTCGTCCTCGCCGAGCCGGTCGTCGCCCTCGTCCCGGGCCGCGATCAGCGCGGAGAGCAGGTCGTCGCCGGGCTCGGCGCGCTTCTCCTCGACGAGCTGCGTGAAGAACTCCAGCATGGCCCCCACGGCGGCCCTGGCCTGCTCGGGCCGGGCCGGGTCGGGGGTGATGACGGCGTCCGTCCAGGCCCGGAAGTCACGGCGGTGCCCGGCGGGGACACCGAGCAGGTCGCAGATGACCGCGATCGGGAACGGCCCGGCGAAGGCGGCGATCAGGTCGGTGCGGCCGAGCGGCTCGATCGCGTCGACCAGGTGGTCGGCGGTCCGCTGTACGGCGTCGCGCAGCCGCTCGATCCGGCGCGGGGTGAACGCCTGGGAGACCAGCCGCCGGATCCGGGTGTGGTCCGGCGGGTCCATGTTCAGCAGGTTGGCGTCCAGGGCGGGCGGCAGCGCCAGCCCGCGGTAGTTGCCGGGCAGCGCATGCCGCTTGTCCAGCGCGAGCCTCGGGTCGGCGAGCAGCTCCTTGACGTCCCGGTACCGGGTGACCAGCCAGAACGGCAGCCCGTCGGGCCCGACCAGCCGTCGGACGGGAGCGCTCTCGCGGAGCGCGGCGTAGCCGCCGTACAGGTCCTGGAGCAGCTCGGCGGTGCCGACGGCCGGGGCGGAGCCGGGAGGGATGATCGACATTCGAGCAGCCTACCGACACCCCGTCAGCGCGGTTCACGGGCCGCCGAGTCGGGCCCTGGCGCGGCTGCCGCCGGACCCCGGCCTGTGTCGGGCGCGGCGCGAGGGGCAGACGAGGGAGGACGGAGGGCACCGCGGGGGCAGCCCGACGGCGCCCGCGGCGACCAGTGCGAGCAGGTGAGTCCGATGGCCCGGTCCGGCAGCACCCACCCGGCGGGCGACCCGCGCCCACCCGCCTACCGGTTCCGCCGGGCCTTCCCGCTGGCCGACGTACCGGAGCCGGTCCGGGCCGGCCGGGACGCCACCCGCCAGGCCCTCACCGACCTGCGGTGGCTCCCCGTCGGCCCGAACGACCCGGCCGGCCGCCACACCAGGGACGACGTCCTCCTGATGACCGCGGAGATCCTCGCCAACGCCTGCCGCCACGCCGGCGGCCCCACCGACCTCAGGATCCTCGCCACCGACGACGTCCTGCGCATCGAGGTCCGCGACCCCCACCCGTCGGCCCCCGCGCTCGCCCTGCCCCGGCGGCCGGGCCATCCGGGCGGCTACGGCCTGCGGGTCGTGCACCTGCTCTCCGACCGCTGGGGCACCACCCGTTCGCTGCACGGCAAGGCCGTCTGGTTCGAGATCGGCACCGAACGTCCGGGCGCCGCCCTCGGCTAGCGGACGGCGGCGGCCTGTGCGGCCGCGCCGCGGGCCCCCGGGCGGGGGCGGTTGCGGTACGCCCGGTGGAGGCGTTGCAGGGCGACGAAGGTGTGCGTGCGGTCCGCCAGGGTCAGCCGGTACTTGATCCGCAGGGGAGCACTGAGCGAGCCGATCCGGTCGGTGCCGATGGCCCGCAGCAGGCGGCTCACGTGCTGCTGGTAGGCCTCGCGGTAGGCCCGGTCGCCGTCCGGGACCGACCAGAAGAACATCGGGAGCTCCTCGGCGAGCGTGTTCGCGTCGTAGGAGTGCAGGTACCCGCGGAACTTCGGCTCGGGCCGGGCCAGCAGCCAGGCGCGGACCAGCTCGATCGAGCGGACGCGGTCCACCAGCCCCCGGGGGTCGGTCCTCATCTGGGTGATCGACAGGTCGCCGTCCTCGCGCACCCGCCAGTGGTAGATCGGCTCGGACAGCACGTCCACCGTGGCGGCGAGATAGTGCAGCGGCACGCTGACCGGGGCGTCCTCGTACAGGATGCCCTCGGGATACCGCAGCCCGGACGCCTCGAAGAACGAGCGCCGGTACACCTTGTTCCACGCGGTGCGGTCGGTGACCAGCGAGGGCAGCTCGCTCACATGCGTCCTGAGCCGGGTCTCCCGGAACGGCACGCGGTGGGCGTGGGACGGGAGGCAGCCGGCCGTGCGCAGCCGCAGGGCGTTGCCGGCGGCGAAGTCCGAGCCGGTCCGGTCCAGGGTGGTGACCATCAGCTCGTACGCGCCGGGCGGCACGACGTCGTCGCTGTCCACGAAGGCCAGGTACACGGTGCCGTCGGTGAGGTGCCGCAGGCCGGTGTTGCGGGCCGCGCCGAGGCCGCCGTTCGGCTGCCCGACCAGACGGAACCGGGGGTCCCCCGCGGCGCGGGCCTCGGCGATGGCCGCACTGCCGTCCGTCGAGCCGTCGTCGACCATGACGCACTCGAAGTCGTCGAAGGTCTGGGCGGCGATCGAGTCCAGGCACTCGTCGAGATAGCGCTCGACGTTGTAGATCGGGACGACGACGGAGAGTCGGGGTGCCATCGGCTCCGCGAGCCTTTCGATCAGGGGCATGAGACCGCGCAGCGGCCGGTCACCGGGAGTGATCGGCCAGAGGCTAACCTCCGGCCGGATGCGTTCCGGGGCTTCGGTCCCACCGCGAGGTGAACTCTTGGCGTCCGCCCGGGGACGGCGCCCGCTTCGACCGGCGGCGGCCGGGCCGGCGGCGGCCGGGCCGGCGGCGGCCGGGCCGGCGTGGGGCGAGGCCCGGGCACTCCCGCCCGACCGGGTGCGGGACACCGGGCCCGATCTCCGGGACCGGCGTTTGAACTGCCGCAATTCGGACAGCAGCTGAACCGGTGGGGGGTCCGCTCCCGACATCGGAGGACGCCATGATCGTCCTTGGAATCATCCTGCTGGTCATCGGATTCGCCGCTCACATCGGCATCCTGTGGACCCTCGGGATCGTGCTGCTCGTGATCGGTGCCGTCCTGCTGCTCCTCGGCGCGGCCGGGCGCGAGGTCGGCGGCCGGCGGCACTACTGGTAGGTCCACCGCCGTTCGGCTCGGGCTTCGTTCGGCGGCGGGCTCCGTTCAGAGCAGGGCGTCCCACATCTGCTCGACGACCACGGCCCACCAGTTCTCCGGATCCCCGAACACCGTGCCGTCCAGGGCGGCGAGTTCGCGCTGGAGGGCGTCGACGGCGGTGCCCGCCGCGTACGGGTCGAGGCCGCGCAGGGCCGGCCGGCGGGCGGCGAGGAGGGCCAGCGAGCGGATGTACGAGGAGAGGTCGGCGTTCAGGTAGCGGCCCGAGCCGTTGTCCGGGTCGACCGCCCACACCCGTCCTACGCCGGAACCCGTGCTGGTGCCTCCGTCGCCGCACTGCACGGCGATCAGGGCGTGGCCGTCGGAGCCCAGCAGGACGTACTCGGCGAGCAGGGCACGGGCCTGCTCGGGGACGCGTTCGCCGCCGCCCGTCGCGGCCAGGTGCGTGGTCACGTCCGGCAGTCCGGGTGCCACCCGGAAGAAGTCCTCGACCGCGGACGGGAGTCCGGCCCAGACCAGGGTCTGGCGGGCGGCCTCCGGGAGGGGCCGGGCGGCCACGTCGTCGGCGTCGAAGCGGTGCACGCCCTCCGGTCCGAACTGCTCGGCCAGCCTGCGGCCCAGCGCCGCGTCCCGCTCGGGGGCGGCCGCCGGGACGGCACGCGGGAACGGCACCCGGTTCGGCCGGGGCGGCGCCGGACGGCCGGCGCCGAGGAACAGCTTCTCGGTCTGCGCCACCAGCGCCCGCACCCCGGCGGCTCGCCGGTCGAAGCGCGGGCCGTAGTCGTGCCCGTAGGAGAAGGCGGCCACCGGCAGCTCGGCCAGCAGGGTCGCCGCGCAGTAGCCGCCGGGCAGTTCGCACGGGCGCAGGTCCGTGTGGACGGCCAGGACGTCCTGCGGCCGCACGCCCTGCTGCCGCAGGGTTCGCCAGGCCCGTACCTCGGGGTGGCCGGTGCCGGGGGCGGACAGCTGGAACAGGCTCTGCTCCTCGCCCCGGGCGTCGCGGTAGGTCAGCACGGCCGTCGCACCCGGCCCGACCGCCGGCGGCCGGTCCGGGTCGTAGGAGCCCGCTCCGAGCTTGTCGCGGTAGAGCTGGACGACCTCCTCGACCGGGACGGAGGGCCAGGTGGTCAGCTCACCGGTCTCGCGGTCCACCACCGCGCACGCCGAGCCGATCTCGGCGGGCGCGCGCCGCTCGCCGGTCGCCGGGTCCGCCGTCGCGGCCGGCTGCTCCGCCCACAGGACCCACCCCAGCTCGAACTCGTGCACCGCGACCGGGCGCCACTGCTCCTCGGGGCGGGCGCCGTTGATCCACTGGTGGGCCGCCTCGATCGCCTGCTCACGGCTTGTCACGCGGTTCGCTCTCCTTCGGAGCCGATGGGACGGTTCAGCGTAGTCGTCGGATCCCGCTACCCGAGTGCCGGGACGGCCAGCCGGAGTGCGCCGACGCCCCGCGCGTCGGCCAGCAGCAGCACGCCGTCGGGGGTGACGTCGACCCCGCCGAGCCGGCCGGGCGACACGAAGACCGCGAGCGGGTCGCCCTCGTCCCGCGGCCAGACCCGGACGTAGTCGCCGCCCGCGCTGAGCCGGACCGGGCAGCCGGCGCGCTGCTCGTCGGTCGGCAGGACGAGCCGGGCGGGATCGGCCGCCACCCGGACACCGGTCAGCAGGTCGAACACGGCGGTCACCGGCTCCTCGCCCGGGACGTGGGCGGCCAGCACGGGGACGTCGTCCACGGTGGCCGCCGTGACCGCGCCCACGCCCGGCAGCGGGTGGGCCCAGAGGGTCTCCCAGGGCAGCGCGAGGCCGAAGTCGGGGGCGGGCAGGCCGTCCTGGCGGCAGGCGTGCTCCAGCAGCGCGGCCCGCAGCACCGGGCCCGCCTCGGTCCGGGTGAACAGCGGCGCGAGCCCCAGCCAGACCCGGGCGACGGCCGGCAGACCGGCCCCACCGGCGGCGAGGTGCTCGACGGCGGCCCGCAGCGGCACCTGCTCGGCGTGCAGCAGGAAGCCCGGGTCGGCCAGCAGCTCGGGCAGCACCCCGCCCTCCAGGGCGTGCCCGATCAGCTGGTCGCGGACGTACGGCGGTGCGGCCGCCCACCGGCCGGGGCCGCCGTCCTCGGGAACGGTGGCGATCAGCGCGGCGGCGATCCGGCGCTGGGCCTCGCGAACGGTGGTGCCGAAGCGCTCGCGCAGCTCGTCCGCGACGGCCGGGTGGACCAGACGGACGGCGGTCTCCTCCCCGTCCTCGACCAGGTCGAAGAAGGGGAGCAGCAGCAGTTGAGCGTCGGCGAACACCGGGCCGAGTTCCTTGCCCGCGACGGCCGATGCCAGCGGCGACCACAGCCGGAACGGCAGCGCGGCGCCGTCCCCGGCGAGGGCGAGCGGGGCGAGCAGCCGGCGCAGCGTCAGCTCGTCCGAGCCGCAGCGCTCGGCGTGCAGGTCGATCGCCTCGCCGACGGTGCCGGGGAACCGTGCCGGGTCACCGTCCGGGACGGCGCGCCGCGACCAGGCGGCGAGCCGCACCACCAGCGGGCTCCGCGCGCGCCGGGCCAGCTCGGGCGCGTACCCGGGCCGGTTCAGGGTGCGCTCGGCCTGCAGCAACAGCCCGGCCGGGTCGGCCCACGGCTCCTCGTCCAGGTCCATCACCAGCAGCGACTCGGCGGGCAGCCGTTCCGCCAGCCAACGGGCCTGCTCGCGCGGTACGTCGGCGAGCAGCCGGACACCGGGCGAGAGCGCCAGCGGGAGCAGCACGTCCGCCGCGACCCGGGCCGGCTCGTCGAGGGCCCGCAGCACCCCGGCCCGGTCGACGTCGGGGACGACGACCGGGACCAGCGGCGTTCCCGCGTCGGCCGGTTCGGCGAGCAGCCGGAGGACGTCCTCCGTCCGGGTGACCTCCATACCGAGGCTGTCCGCCACCGACCAGAGGAGCTGGGCCGCGGTCAGCCGGCCGGCGCCGAAGACCAGCGGCACGGGACGGTCGCCCGCGGGCACCGTGGCCGGATCGAGCGCCGCCACGTCGATGCGCTGCCGGTGCTCCGGGTCGCAGAGCATCAGGAACCCGGTCAGCAGCCGCGACCGGCCGCTTCCCGGGCCGCCCGTCACGAGGAGCACCTTCGGCGCCGAGGGCTCCTCGGTGTGCCAGTGCGTGAGCTCGCGGAGGGCGCGCGCCCTCCCGCCGAGGTGCGGGTGGGGCTGGTGGACGGCCGGGTGGGTCACTTCTCGGGCTCCAGGATGGGGGAGGGACGGTCCTGCGCGTAGGGGTTGGGGCGGTAGGCGGTCTCCGCGGTGCCTGACGGCGCGGTCATGCGAAGTCCTCGCGGTCCTGGAAGACCTCGTACCAGAAGGTGGAGGAGTCCGTGGCCGGGTCCAGCTCGATCGCCCAGTCGCGCAGGGTGCGGGCGGCGTCGGCGAGCTCGGCGGGGGTCGCGCCGTAGTAGTAGGTCGAGTAGAGACGGAGCAGGGCCGCGAAGCGCTCGGCGGAGGAGGCCATCACGCCGTAGTAGTAGTCGCCCTCCCAGCGGTCGGGATTGAAGAGGGAGACCTCGCCGGTGCGACCGTCCAGGGCGACGAGCCGCTCGCCGTCCTTGGCGATGACGTAGGAGTACTCGCCCCGGTCGCCGGATCCCGGGTCGTCGGGCCCGTACAGGTCCTCGGAGCGGAGCTGGACCAGGCCGTCGGAGGCGAGGGTCTCGGAACTGAGTTCGAGCAGCGCGCTGGTCACGATCGGGAACCCCGTCTGTGTCAGGAACCGCCGGGTGGGGCCGTGTTCCAGACCTGCCGGGAGCGCGGCCGGCTCGACCGACCACGGGGCCCGGTCGCCGAAGCACCGGGCCAGCCATGCGCGGCTCGGCTCCCACGCTTCCTCGGGCACCTCGGCGGCCGCCAGGCCCGTCACGATGTCCTGCTCCGCCGGCCGTCGCCAGGCCGGGGTGGCGACGGCCCGGGGGGCGGCCGACGCGTCGAGTTCGACCGCCCAGCACCCCCAGCCGCCGCCGAGCACCGCGACCCGCCCGACCTGGACGGCGTGCGCGACCTGGTCGTGGCAGACCGGCAGCACCGGGCCCACGGCCGATCCGGCGCCCGCATCGCGCCAGCCGTCCGGCCCGTTCACCACGAGCCCGCCCAGCTCGGGCAGGTCCGGGGGCAGCAGCGGGACGTAGGGGTCGGGGAAGTCGTCGTGCGCGTAGGGTCGGTAGAGCTTCGGCCCGGCGAGGACACGGCCGGTCTCCAGCGCGACGGCGTACTCGTGGTAGCCCTCCTCGTCGTCGGGCTCCATGCGCTCCAACCGGGCGTGCACGAAGGCCTCGTGGACGAGCGCCACGGGCGCGCCGTCCCGCTCCACGACGCGGAGCCCCACGACGTTGCCACCAGGCGCGCGGCATGCGGCCCGGGCACCCGGGGGGACCCAGCGCGACCAGACCGTGCGCCACGGCAGCCGCGGCGCGGCCGCCAGCAGCGCGTCGGCGTCCGCCGCCCGGCCGTGGCTGACGAGCAGCAGGTGCAGCCAGGACAGCCACTGCGGGTGCTGCTCGGGCGTCGGCCGGACACCCAGCCGCTCGAGGTGGTGGATGTCCTCGGCGAGCGTGCCGACGGGTACGCCGCCGGGCCAGCACGCCGCCATGGCGGCCAGCAGCTCGACCCGGCCGACCTGGGCGAGGAACACCGGATCCTCGATCAGCGCGGGCAGCTCGGCCACGTGGAAGTCCCTGCCGGGAGGTGGCGTCGGCTCGGATCCGGGGGTCATCGGGCATCTCCGTCGGGGAAGCGGGTGGTCGTCGCGCTCGGGGGAGCAGTCACAATTCTCACTCCGCCGGGGGTTTGTGCTGATTCCTGGGGCGGTCCGGGTCGAGCTCGCCCGAGGTGGCCAGGCCGACCCAGATCTCGCCGAGCCTGTTCAGGTGGTCCTGCATGTCCGTCCTCAGACCGGTGGCCGCGGCCGCCCGTTCGGCCGGCGTGTCGTGCTCCGGTGCCATCGGGCCCTTCCGGTAACCGACGCCGTACTCCACATTGACCTCCGGCATGTAGTTGGTCAGGTAGTCCGAGCAGTGCCCGTGTCCCTGCCCCTGGCCGCAGGGCTCGCGTTCGGTCCAGAGATTGACCGTGGTGTAGTTGCCGGTCTCGGCGCGCTGGTTGAGCCGCTCCATCCAGCGGCCCTCGTGCGGCTCGGAGTGCTCCGAGGTCCACCCGAAAGTGTTCAGCGGGATCGAGGTGTCGATGACGTACCGGACCTTGTTGTCCGCGTCGACGGTCTCGATGACGGCGAAGTTCTTCCCCGAGAAGTCGGGCCGGTGGTCACC
Proteins encoded:
- a CDS encoding SpoIIE family protein phosphatase — encoded protein: MDNYRHPFIGSMAAAVVDAEGVVVGWTAAAEELLGRGADEVCGRPMGELLADRAQWTGLAAGRSGQAALLDGHGRATEVAYRVLPLVAAGPARFLVIGAPATEVARWREDHAFTRELFLQDRVGLAVFDEHLRLVRTNTHLLPYTGLPTDLKGRRLTDFLRTEDAEAIEELLRDVLDSGRPLVLPEAMVRTVLDPRGGRMMGISAFRLQADGEQPMGVTALFTDVTERGRFRRRLELLHRATAAVGGSLSVTGTCTELAAVLAPGFADAAVAEVAEAVLNGDEPEPERTGQLVLRRTAVAGDAGGSLPTGTTVAVDPAESSAPTSTRSGGRPAMTAPLRARGILLGRICVYREQGAEPYDDADLDLLQEIASRAALALDNARRFTREHRAAVSLQRSLLPPAETDTPAALTASVYLPTYTDGGVGGDWFDVIQLSSARIALVVGDVVGHGLEATATMGRLRTAVRTLADLDLAPDELLVHLDDLVSQLVVEADQDGDGARPEPAPAGATCLYVVYDPVSRRCVMASAGHPPPVVVRPDGAIGYVDLNPGPPLGVGGFPFEAVEIEPAAGSVLVLYTDGLIAGGQGDLEEGMAELRTRLGRAGVTSRPLAEAGREITAGLPAHRLPDDVTLLLARTRALPAGDTAAWSVEPDPAAVSRMRGEVTRQLESWGLDDLVFTTELVVSELVTNAIRYAGGPVGVRLIRAERLICEVSDPSSTQPRMRRARLTDEGGRGLYLVAQLTSRWGSRYTDQGKAIWTEQEFPAQ
- a CDS encoding cytochrome P450, which encodes MSIIPPGSAPAVGTAELLQDLYGGYAALRESAPVRRLVGPDGLPFWLVTRYRDVKELLADPRLALDKRHALPGNYRGLALPPALDANLLNMDPPDHTRIRRLVSQAFTPRRIERLRDAVQRTADHLVDAIEPLGRTDLIAAFAGPFPIAVICDLLGVPAGHRRDFRAWTDAVITPDPARPEQARAAVGAMLEFFTQLVEEKRAEPGDDLLSALIAARDEGDDRLGEDELTSLAFLILFAGYENTVHLIGNGVLALLDHPEQLDALRRDPALIPAAVEELARFDGPAPLAIRRFPREDVTIAGVTVPAGETVLLALGSANRDPDRFDRPDRLDLHRADNAHLALGQGIHYCLGAPLARMETAIALETLLRRLPALALDVPRDELRRRPSLRARGLLALPVRY
- a CDS encoding ATP-binding protein; this encodes MARSGSTHPAGDPRPPAYRFRRAFPLADVPEPVRAGRDATRQALTDLRWLPVGPNDPAGRHTRDDVLLMTAEILANACRHAGGPTDLRILATDDVLRIEVRDPHPSAPALALPRRPGHPGGYGLRVVHLLSDRWGTTRSLHGKAVWFEIGTERPGAALG
- a CDS encoding glycosyltransferase family 2 protein, which codes for MAPRLSVVVPIYNVERYLDECLDSIAAQTFDDFECVMVDDGSTDGSAAIAEARAAGDPRFRLVGQPNGGLGAARNTGLRHLTDGTVYLAFVDSDDVVPPGAYELMVTTLDRTGSDFAAGNALRLRTAGCLPSHAHRVPFRETRLRTHVSELPSLVTDRTAWNKVYRRSFFEASGLRYPEGILYEDAPVSVPLHYLAATVDVLSEPIYHWRVREDGDLSITQMRTDPRGLVDRVRSIELVRAWLLARPEPKFRGYLHSYDANTLAEELPMFFWSVPDGDRAYREAYQQHVSRLLRAIGTDRIGSLSAPLRIKYRLTLADRTHTFVALQRLHRAYRNRPRPGARGAAAQAAAVR
- a CDS encoding DUF6131 family protein, producing MIVLGIILLVIGFAAHIGILWTLGIVLLVIGAVLLLLGAAGREVGGRRHYW
- a CDS encoding SUKH-4 family immunity protein, translating into MTSREQAIEAAHQWINGARPEEQWRPVAVHEFELGWVLWAEQPAATADPATGERRAPAEIGSACAVVDRETGELTTWPSVPVEEVVQLYRDKLGAGSYDPDRPPAVGPGATAVLTYRDARGEEQSLFQLSAPGTGHPEVRAWRTLRQQGVRPQDVLAVHTDLRPCELPGGYCAATLLAELPVAAFSYGHDYGPRFDRRAAGVRALVAQTEKLFLGAGRPAPPRPNRVPFPRAVPAAAPERDAALGRRLAEQFGPEGVHRFDADDVAARPLPEAARQTLVWAGLPSAVEDFFRVAPGLPDVTTHLAATGGGERVPEQARALLAEYVLLGSDGHALIAVQCGDGGTSTGSGVGRVWAVDPDNGSGRYLNADLSSYIRSLALLAARRPALRGLDPYAAGTAVDALQRELAALDGTVFGDPENWWAVVVEQMWDALL
- a CDS encoding ATP-binding protein; translated protein: MTHPAVHQPHPHLGGRARALRELTHWHTEEPSAPKVLLVTGGPGSGRSRLLTGFLMLCDPEHRQRIDVAALDPATVPAGDRPVPLVFGAGRLTAAQLLWSVADSLGMEVTRTEDVLRLLAEPADAGTPLVPVVVPDVDRAGVLRALDEPARVAADVLLPLALSPGVRLLADVPREQARWLAERLPAESLLVMDLDEEPWADPAGLLLQAERTLNRPGYAPELARRARSPLVVRLAAWSRRAVPDGDPARFPGTVGEAIDLHAERCGSDELTLRRLLAPLALAGDGAALPFRLWSPLASAVAGKELGPVFADAQLLLLPFFDLVEDGEETAVRLVHPAVADELRERFGTTVREAQRRIAAALIATVPEDGGPGRWAAAPPYVRDQLIGHALEGGVLPELLADPGFLLHAEQVPLRAAVEHLAAGGAGLPAVARVWLGLAPLFTRTEAGPVLRAALLEHACRQDGLPAPDFGLALPWETLWAHPLPGVGAVTAATVDDVPVLAAHVPGEEPVTAVFDLLTGVRVAADPARLVLPTDEQRAGCPVRLSAGGDYVRVWPRDEGDPLAVFVSPGRLGGVDVTPDGVLLLADARGVGALRLAVPALG
- a CDS encoding SUKH-4 family immunity protein, producing MTPGSEPTPPPGRDFHVAELPALIEDPVFLAQVGRVELLAAMAACWPGGVPVGTLAEDIHHLERLGVRPTPEQHPQWLSWLHLLLVSHGRAADADALLAAAPRLPWRTVWSRWVPPGARAACRAPGGNVVGLRVVERDGAPVALVHEAFVHARLERMEPDDEEGYHEYAVALETGRVLAGPKLYRPYAHDDFPDPYVPLLPPDLPELGGLVVNGPDGWRDAGAGSAVGPVLPVCHDQVAHAVQVGRVAVLGGGWGCWAVELDASAAPRAVATPAWRRPAEQDIVTGLAAAEVPEEAWEPSRAWLARCFGDRAPWSVEPAALPAGLEHGPTRRFLTQTGFPIVTSALLELSSETLASDGLVQLRSEDLYGPDDPGSGDRGEYSYVIAKDGERLVALDGRTGEVSLFNPDRWEGDYYYGVMASSAERFAALLRLYSTYYYGATPAELADAARTLRDWAIELDPATDSSTFWYEVFQDREDFA